One window of Pseudomonas sp. ML2-2023-3 genomic DNA carries:
- a CDS encoding PA3371 family protein, with protein MSKIALSLLMLALSSLALDVFARNEFGNLPLIAAGVFFSCWLVALIIGRRFKFDPQLR; from the coding sequence ATGTCCAAAATTGCTTTGAGTTTGTTGATGCTGGCGCTATCAAGCCTTGCACTTGATGTCTTCGCCCGTAACGAATTCGGAAACCTGCCCTTGATCGCTGCGGGAGTATTTTTCAGTTGCTGGCTGGTGGCGCTGATCATCGGGCGCAGGTTCAAATTTGACCCGCAATTACGCTGA
- a CDS encoding Arc family DNA-binding protein, protein MRPLKQAIYSSRTADKFVVRLPDGMRERIAEVARNHHRSMNSEIIARLEQSLIQEGVLGDELSMRLDSPELSLHERELLQRFRQLSHRQQNALVSLIAHDAEAASEEA, encoded by the coding sequence ATGCGCCCATTGAAACAGGCAATTTACTCCAGCCGTACGGCTGACAAGTTCGTCGTACGCCTGCCAGACGGAATGCGCGAGCGCATCGCCGAAGTGGCTCGCAATCATCACCGCAGCATGAACTCAGAAATCATTGCTCGCCTTGAGCAAAGCCTTATTCAGGAAGGCGTACTGGGTGACGAACTCAGCATGCGCCTGGACAGCCCCGAGCTCTCCCTGCACGAGCGCGAACTACTGCAACGCTTCCGCCAACTGTCCCATCGCCAGCAAAACGCTCTGGTTTCACTGATTGCTCACGACGCTGAGGCAGCTTCGGAGGAAGCCTGA
- a CDS encoding fumarylacetoacetate hydrolase family protein: MQTLQLTVENSLPNDWQRATLVGRVWLPGERGGPAVVVIRDGEVIDCTAHFATLSALLESDKPLQSVREISGTALGTIQALLANSGEQRDMAKPYLLAPADLQVIKAAGVTFAASMIERVIEEKAGGDALRAQEIRALVQDVIGDNLRDLLPGSPEAMRLKQVLIEQNMWSQYLEVGIGPDAEIFTKAPILAAVGSGNAIGIHPGSSWNNPEPEVVLAVDSQGRIHGATLGNDVNLRDFEGRSALLLSKAKDNNASCALGPFIRLFDEHFSLDDVRQCEVTLRVEGTDGYVLDGKSSMNQISRDPANLAEQTLNANHQYPDGFVLFLGTLFAPTEDRDHSGQGFTHKADDVVSISSPALGALHNRVTGSDQAPQWAFGVGALMKNLAGRGLLGQA, from the coding sequence ATGCAAACGCTGCAATTGACCGTAGAAAACTCCCTGCCGAACGACTGGCAGCGCGCGACGCTGGTGGGTCGTGTATGGCTACCTGGCGAGCGTGGTGGTCCGGCCGTGGTGGTGATTCGAGACGGCGAGGTGATCGACTGCACCGCGCACTTCGCCACCCTGAGCGCGCTACTGGAAAGCGACAAACCGCTGCAAAGCGTACGCGAAATCAGCGGTACGGCCTTGGGTACGATTCAGGCCCTGCTGGCCAACAGTGGCGAGCAGCGTGACATGGCCAAGCCCTATCTGCTGGCCCCTGCAGACCTGCAAGTGATCAAGGCCGCAGGCGTGACATTTGCCGCCAGCATGATCGAGCGAGTCATCGAAGAAAAAGCAGGCGGCGATGCCCTGCGTGCTCAAGAGATCCGCGCCCTGGTACAGGACGTCATCGGTGACAACCTGCGCGACCTGCTCCCCGGCTCGCCCGAGGCCATGCGCCTCAAGCAGGTGCTGATCGAACAGAACATGTGGTCCCAGTACCTGGAAGTCGGTATCGGCCCGGACGCCGAGATTTTCACCAAGGCCCCGATACTGGCGGCGGTGGGCAGCGGTAATGCCATCGGCATTCACCCGGGTTCAAGCTGGAACAACCCGGAACCGGAAGTCGTGCTCGCGGTGGACAGCCAGGGCCGGATTCACGGCGCAACCCTGGGCAACGACGTCAACCTGCGCGACTTCGAAGGCCGCAGTGCGCTGCTGCTGAGCAAGGCCAAGGACAACAACGCATCCTGCGCACTGGGACCGTTTATTCGCCTGTTCGACGAACACTTCAGTCTCGACGACGTGCGCCAATGCGAAGTGACCTTGCGCGTCGAAGGCACGGACGGCTACGTACTGGACGGCAAGAGTTCCATGAACCAGATCAGCCGCGACCCGGCCAATCTGGCGGAGCAAACCCTCAATGCCAACCACCAGTACCCGGACGGCTTTGTGCTGTTTCTCGGCACCCTGTTCGCGCCCACAGAAGACCGCGACCATTCGGGTCAGGGGTTCACCCACAAGGCGGACGACGTAGTGAGCATTTCGTCACCCGCCCTGGGCGCCCTGCACAATCGCGTGACGGGTAGCGACCAGGCTCCACAATGGGCATTCGGGGTTGGGGCACTGATGAAGAACCTGGCGGGGCGCGGGCTGCTGGGCCAGGCCTGA
- a CDS encoding NCS1 family nucleobase:cation symporter-1 encodes MRSRLSDTLALDLPSPVSTPLPDSLDATASTLALSPRLHNSDLAPTKTEGRRWGRYSIFALWTNDVHNIANYSFAIGLYALGLNGWQILLSLGIGALLVFNFMNLSGYMGQRTGVPFPVISRISFGIHGAQIPALIRAVIAIAWFGIQTYLASVVLRVLLVAVHPGFDAYDHDSILGLSSLGWVCFVAIWLVQLTILAYGMEMVRRYEAFAGPVILLTVLCLAGWMYFQANGTIAWSDRVPLSTAEVWRNVFAGAALWLAIYGTLILNFSDFSRSSPCCKTIKVGNFWGLPVNILVFAGITVLLCGAQFQINGTIIESPTQIIASIPNTFFLVLGCLAFLIVTVAVNIMANFVAPAFVLSNLAPRHLTFKRAGLISATLAVLILPWNLYNSPLVIVYFLSGLGALLGPLYGVIMVDYWLVRKGRIDVPALYSEDPSGAYYYSRGVNLRAVAAFIPAALIAIVLALVPGFHTVSPFSWMIGAGIAAMLYLIIARRQPHYAHVSGESIAVDNAGH; translated from the coding sequence ATGCGTTCAAGACTCTCCGATACCCTCGCTCTGGATTTACCTTCACCGGTTTCAACTCCCCTCCCCGACTCCCTGGACGCTACTGCATCCACCCTGGCGCTCAGTCCGCGCCTGCACAACAGTGACCTGGCCCCCACTAAAACCGAAGGCCGCCGCTGGGGCCGCTACAGCATCTTTGCCCTGTGGACCAACGATGTGCACAACATCGCCAACTACTCGTTCGCCATCGGGCTTTACGCCCTGGGCCTCAACGGCTGGCAGATCCTGCTTTCACTCGGGATCGGCGCTCTGCTGGTGTTCAACTTCATGAACCTGTCGGGCTATATGGGCCAGCGCACCGGCGTGCCCTTCCCGGTCATCAGCCGGATAAGTTTCGGCATTCATGGTGCGCAGATTCCTGCGCTGATACGCGCGGTCATTGCTATCGCCTGGTTCGGTATTCAGACGTATCTCGCCTCGGTGGTGTTACGGGTGCTACTGGTGGCCGTGCATCCTGGTTTCGACGCTTACGACCATGACTCGATCCTTGGCCTGTCGAGCTTGGGCTGGGTGTGTTTTGTCGCGATCTGGCTGGTGCAGCTGACGATCCTGGCCTACGGCATGGAAATGGTTCGCCGCTACGAGGCGTTTGCCGGACCGGTCATTTTACTGACGGTACTGTGCCTGGCAGGCTGGATGTACTTTCAGGCCAACGGCACCATTGCCTGGTCAGACCGCGTGCCCTTGAGCACCGCCGAGGTGTGGCGCAACGTGTTTGCCGGAGCCGCGCTGTGGCTGGCGATCTACGGCACGCTGATCCTGAATTTCAGTGATTTCTCACGTTCATCGCCGTGCTGCAAAACCATCAAGGTTGGTAATTTCTGGGGCCTGCCGGTGAACATTCTGGTGTTTGCCGGTATCACCGTCCTGCTGTGCGGCGCCCAGTTTCAAATCAACGGCACCATTATCGAAAGCCCGACGCAGATTATCGCGTCGATCCCGAACACCTTCTTTCTGGTGCTGGGCTGCCTGGCATTCCTGATTGTGACGGTGGCGGTGAACATCATGGCCAACTTCGTCGCACCGGCTTTTGTGCTGAGCAACCTGGCACCCAGGCATCTGACGTTCAAGCGCGCCGGACTGATCAGCGCAACCCTGGCAGTGCTGATCCTGCCGTGGAATCTCTATAACAGCCCGCTGGTTATCGTGTACTTCCTGTCCGGCCTGGGTGCCCTGCTTGGCCCGCTGTACGGGGTGATCATGGTCGACTACTGGCTTGTACGAAAAGGCCGTATCGACGTGCCGGCGTTGTACAGCGAAGACCCGAGCGGCGCTTATTACTACAGCCGAGGCGTTAATTTACGCGCCGTCGCGGCGTTTATTCCTGCTGCTCTGATCGCCATCGTGCTGGCATTGGTGCCAGGTTTTCATACTGTTTCGCCGTTCTCCTGGATGATCGGGGCCGGCATCGCGGCAATGCTTTACCTGATCATCGCCAGGCGCCAACCCCACTACGCCCACGTCAGCGGCGAGTCGATCGCGGTCGACAACGCTGGCCATTGA
- a CDS encoding aspartate/glutamate racemase family protein produces MRILVVNVNTTDSITQAIARQAQSVAAPGTEIIGLTPGFGAESVEGNFESYLAAIAVMDCVMSYDQPFDAVIQAGYGEHGREGLQELLNVPVVDITDAAASTAMFLGRAYSVVTTLDRTVPLIEDRLKLSGLWYRCASVRASGLAVLELESSPQRAVEAIVHQAELAVSEDKAEVICLGCGGMAGLDEQIRQRTGVPVVDGVTAAVTIAESLVRLGLSTSKVRTYATPRPKVISGWAERFGR; encoded by the coding sequence ATGCGAATTCTCGTGGTCAATGTCAACACGACCGACAGCATCACCCAGGCCATTGCACGTCAGGCGCAGTCCGTCGCCGCGCCGGGCACCGAAATCATCGGGCTGACGCCCGGTTTCGGCGCCGAGTCGGTTGAGGGGAATTTTGAAAGTTATCTGGCCGCAATCGCGGTGATGGACTGCGTCATGTCCTACGACCAGCCCTTCGATGCCGTGATACAGGCCGGGTATGGCGAGCATGGCCGTGAAGGGTTACAGGAACTGCTCAACGTGCCCGTGGTGGACATCACTGACGCAGCGGCCAGCACCGCCATGTTTTTGGGCCGCGCCTATTCGGTTGTCACCACGCTGGATCGCACCGTGCCGCTGATTGAAGATCGCCTGAAACTGTCCGGGCTCTGGTACCGCTGTGCATCGGTGCGCGCCAGCGGCCTTGCCGTTCTGGAACTCGAATCTTCGCCGCAACGCGCGGTTGAAGCCATTGTTCACCAGGCAGAACTGGCCGTCAGCGAGGACAAGGCAGAGGTCATTTGCCTGGGCTGCGGCGGTATGGCGGGCCTTGATGAGCAGATTCGCCAGCGCACCGGCGTGCCCGTGGTCGATGGCGTTACCGCTGCGGTGACCATTGCCGAGTCGCTGGTTCGCCTGGGGCTGTCGACGTCAAAAGTACGCACTTACGCGACCCCACGGCCCAAGGTTATCAGTGGATGGGCCGAACGTTTCGGGCGATAA
- a CDS encoding IlvD/Edd family dehydratase, translating to MTDSTPRRLRSQLWFDDPSHADLTALYVERYMNQGLTRAELQSGRPIIGIAQTGSDLTPCNRHHIELAKRVKDGIRDAGGIPMEFPVHPIAEQSRRPTAALDRNLAYLGLVEVLHGYPLDGVVLTTGCDKTTPACLMAAATTDLPSIVLSGGPMLDGWHKGQRIGSGTVLWHARNLLSAGEIDYEGFMTLTTASSPSVGHCNTMGTALSMNALAEALGMSLPGCASIPAPYRERGQMAYATGMRIVDLVREDVRPSHIMTHAAFENAIAVASALGASTNCPPHLIAIARHSGIDLSLEDWQRVGEDVPLLVNCMPAGEYLGESFHRAGGVPAVMHELDKVGRLHRDCLTVSGRSMGDVVADCVTGDRDVIRSYEDPLMHRAGFIVLSGNFFDSAIMKMSVVGEAFRKTYLSDPLQPNSFEARAIVFEGPEDYQARINDPTLDIDERCILVIRGCGTVGFPGSGEVVNMAPPSNLIKAGIDSLPCMGDGRQSGTSASPSILNMSPESAVGGGLSLLRTGDRLRVDLNARSVNLLVDESVLNERRQEPLPPLAPSQTPWQELYRQLVGQLSTGGCLEPATLYWRVIPENGPPRHSH from the coding sequence ATGACCGATTCAACCCCACGCCGCCTGCGCAGCCAGCTGTGGTTCGACGATCCAAGCCACGCCGACCTTACTGCGCTGTACGTTGAGCGCTACATGAACCAGGGCCTGACCCGGGCCGAACTGCAATCGGGACGGCCCATCATCGGTATTGCCCAGACCGGCAGCGACCTCACGCCCTGCAACCGCCACCACATCGAACTGGCCAAGCGGGTCAAGGACGGTATTCGCGACGCGGGGGGCATTCCGATGGAATTCCCGGTGCACCCGATCGCCGAACAGTCACGTCGCCCAACCGCGGCGCTGGATCGCAACCTCGCCTATCTGGGCCTGGTGGAAGTGCTTCACGGCTACCCGCTGGACGGCGTCGTGCTGACCACCGGCTGCGACAAGACCACCCCGGCCTGCCTGATGGCGGCGGCCACCACTGACTTGCCCTCTATCGTGTTGTCCGGCGGGCCAATGCTCGACGGCTGGCACAAAGGCCAGCGCATCGGCTCCGGCACCGTCCTGTGGCATGCGCGCAACCTGCTCAGCGCAGGGGAGATCGACTACGAAGGGTTCATGACCCTGACCACGGCTTCATCGCCGTCCGTGGGCCACTGCAACACGATGGGCACCGCGCTTTCCATGAACGCACTGGCCGAGGCACTGGGCATGTCGCTGCCTGGTTGCGCGAGCATTCCGGCACCGTACCGCGAGCGCGGTCAAATGGCCTATGCCACCGGCATGCGCATCGTCGACCTGGTGCGCGAAGACGTGCGCCCATCGCACATCATGACCCACGCCGCCTTTGAAAACGCCATCGCCGTGGCCTCGGCACTGGGCGCGTCCACCAACTGCCCGCCACACTTGATTGCCATTGCCCGCCACAGTGGCATCGATCTGTCGCTGGAAGACTGGCAGCGTGTGGGCGAAGACGTCCCGTTGCTCGTCAACTGCATGCCTGCCGGTGAATACCTTGGCGAAAGCTTCCACCGCGCGGGCGGCGTACCGGCAGTGATGCATGAACTGGACAAGGTTGGGCGCCTGCACCGCGACTGCCTCACCGTCAGTGGCCGCAGCATGGGGGACGTGGTTGCCGACTGCGTCACCGGCGATCGCGACGTGATCCGCTCATACGAAGATCCGCTGATGCACCGCGCCGGTTTTATCGTACTCAGCGGTAACTTCTTCGACAGCGCCATCATGAAAATGTCGGTGGTGGGTGAAGCCTTCCGCAAGACCTATCTCAGCGACCCGTTGCAACCCAACAGTTTCGAAGCGCGGGCCATTGTGTTCGAGGGGCCCGAAGACTATCAGGCGCGCATCAACGACCCGACGCTGGACATCGATGAACGCTGCATTCTGGTGATTCGCGGCTGCGGCACTGTCGGTTTTCCCGGCAGTGGCGAGGTGGTGAACATGGCACCGCCTTCCAACCTGATCAAGGCAGGGATCGACTCGCTGCCGTGCATGGGCGATGGCCGTCAAAGCGGCACCTCGGCCAGCCCGTCGATTCTCAACATGTCTCCGGAGTCTGCCGTGGGCGGCGGCCTGTCGTTGCTGCGCACGGGGGATCGCCTGCGCGTCGACCTGAATGCGCGCAGTGTCAATTTGCTGGTGGACGAAAGCGTGCTCAACGAGCGTCGCCAGGAACCCCTGCCACCGCTGGCCCCGTCGCAAACGCCGTGGCAGGAACTGTATCGCCAACTGGTAGGCCAGTTGTCCACGGGCGGCTGCCTGGAACCGGCAACACTGTACTGGCGCGTGATCCCGGAAAACGGCCCGCCCCGCCACTCTCACTAA